One genomic window of Quercus lobata isolate SW786 chromosome 9, ValleyOak3.0 Primary Assembly, whole genome shotgun sequence includes the following:
- the LOC115961819 gene encoding uncharacterized protein LOC115961819 has protein sequence MDLVKVSKQRLQVMRDDEWISLLTEVSSFCTTHDIPILNMDEIFVVSGRPRCNTQQNTNLHHYCVELFYTVIDIQLQELNNHFSEANTNLLLCMACLNPSNSFVDFDKEKLIHLAKFYPSNFLGIDILALDSQLQNYIFNIRNNDLFLEFQGVSELAEKLVNTRKYETYPLVYLLVRLTLTLPVTTATVE, from the coding sequence ATGGATCTTGTTAAAGTGTCTAAGCAACGATTGCAAGTGATGAGAGATGATGAATGGATATCTTTATTGACTGAAGTGTCTTCATTTTGTACCACACATGATATTCCCATCTTGAACATGGATGAAATATTTGTAGTTAGTGGGAGGCCGCGATGCAAtacccaacaaaatacaaatttacatcaCTATTGTGTTGAGCTATTCTATACAGTCATAGATATTCAACTTCAAGAGCTTAACAACCATTTTTCAGAGGCGAATACCAATTTGCTACTTTGTATGGCTTGCTTGAATCCAAGTAATTCATTTGTGGATTTTGATAAGGAAAAGTTGATTCATCTAGCAAAGTTCTATCCATCTAATTTTCTTGGGATAGATATCTTGGCACTTGACTCTCAACTACagaattacatttttaatataCGTAACAATGACTTGTTTTTAGAGTTTCAAGGAGTTAGTGAACTTGCTGAAAAGTTAGTGAACACAAGGAAGTATGAGACTTATCCATTAGTCTATTTGCTTGTGAGGTTAACTTTGACACTTCCTGTCACTACTGCAACAGTTGAATGA
- the LOC115961820 gene encoding aspartic proteinase CDR1-like, which yields MAVLFNLFLLSCFTTIATTSIATTSPTNAKPKRLITKLIHHNSVYSPYYNPKDTIADRARHTINSSNARFDYIWKKIQGIPLDTDDVRSGVIAENRRVGFLANISIGSPPIPQLLVMDTGSSLSWTQCRPCTHCFTQALPIFNPPESATYSTVPCDAHNCYHQVPGILCRAPHCGFKLYYGDGTTVSGFLGSEKITFETSDEGITSVPRLVFGCATDVVNVMGVLGGQISGLLGLGAEMTSLVSQLGSKFSYCIGSIWDPQYIHNQLIFGEGAKTEGSTTSLEIIGSFYHIRLDSISVGEKMLDISPQVFELTKDGTRGVIIDSGSTLTYLPKPAFDPLKDEVLSLMNGIVQFVGTENSSPCFKGVIDRDLVGFPVVTFNFANGVDLALDVKSFFSVASRNTFCMAMAPTNAANLTIIGVLAQQGYNIAYNLASKTISVQRIDCALLE from the coding sequence ATGGCTGTTcttttcaatctctttcttctttcttgcttCACTACTATTGCTACTACATCTATAGCTACCACTAGTCCCACCAATGCAAAACCTAAGCGATTGATCACCAAACTCATTCACCATAACTCGGTATACTCTCCATACTACAACCCTAAGGACACCATAGCAGACCGAGCTAGACATACCATAAACAGTTCAAATGCTCGATTTGACTACATATGGAAGAAGATTCAAGGGATTCCTCTAGACACAGATGATGTGCGCTCTGGTGTTATTGCTGAGAATAGGCGTGTAGGGTTTCTAGCAAATATATCCATTGGTTCACCTCCTATTCCACAGCTCCTAGTTATGGACACAGGTAGTAGTCTATCGTGGACTCAATGTCGGCCTTGCACTCACTGTTTTACCCAAGCTCTTCCAATTTTTAATCCTCCGGAGTCTGCCACATACAGTACAGTACCTTGTGACGCTCACAATTGCTATCATCAAGTTCCCGGTATTCTTTGTCGAGCTCCACATTGCGGCTTCAAACTATATTATGGCGATGGCACTACTGTATCTGGGTTTTTGGGCTCTGAAAAGATCACCTTTGAGACTTCTGATGAAGGAATAACATCGGTACCCAGATTAGTTTTTGGTTGTGCCACTGACGTGGTTAATGTCATGGGTGTTTTGGGTGGCCAAATTAGCGGATTACTTGGTCTTGGCGCTGAGATGACATCATTGGTGAGTCAACTGGGTTCTAAATTCTCTTACTGCATTGGTTCTATATGGGATCCTCAGTATATTCATAATCAGTTGATTTTTGGAGAAGGAGCAAAAACAGAAGGCAGTACTACCTCTCTTGAAATTATTGGTAGCTTTTACCATATAAGGTTAGATAGTATCAGTGTGGGTGAGAAAATGCTAGATATTTCGCCTCAAGTGTTTGAATTGACTAAAGACGGCACACGTGGAGTCATTATTGATTCAGGGTCAACACTTACTTATCTACCAAAACCTGCGTTTGATCCACTTAAAGATGAAGTACTAAGCTTGATGAATGGCATTGTACAATTCGTCGGAACGGAAAATTCAAGTCCTTGCTTCAAGGGGGTTATTGATCGTGACCTTGTTGGGTTTCCAGTAGTTACGTTTAACTTTGCAAATGGGGTTGACTTGGCTTTAGATGTAAAGAGCTTTTTTTCCGTGGCAAGTCGAAACACCTTTTGCATGGCTATGGCTCCGACTAATGCCGCCAACTTGACAATAATTGGAGTATTGGCTCAACAAGGTTATAATATCGCCTATAATCTTGCTTCGAAAACAATTTCTGTACAACGGATTGACTGTGCACTCTTAGAGTGA